A window from Neobacillus sp. PS3-40 encodes these proteins:
- a CDS encoding replication-associated recombination protein A translates to MPQKPLAFRMRPRTIDEVVGQQHLVGSDKIITRMVKARKLTSMILYGPPGIGKTSIASAIAGSTHYAFRMLNAVTNNKKDMEVVAAEAKMSGGVILLLDEVHRLDKGKQDFLLPYLESGMITLIGATTSNPYHAINPAIRSRCQIFELKPLSPEEVKSALAFALNDKERGFGKQNIQINEDALQHFAEGTNGDVRSSLNALELAVLSSNQDENGMIEINLKTAEECLQKKSFSYDKDGDSHYDVMSAFQKSIRGSDVNAALHYLARLIEAGDLVSISRRLLVISYEDIGLASPQAGARTLAAIESAERLGFPEARIPLANAVIELCLSPKSNSAVMAIESALTDIRKGIIGEVPDHLRDAHYKGAQELGRGIGYLYPHNYETGWVPQQYLPNKLKNKKYYLPKKTGKFEQALSTVYEKLNKSK, encoded by the coding sequence ATGCCGCAAAAACCTTTAGCTTTTCGCATGCGACCTCGGACCATTGATGAGGTTGTCGGACAACAACATCTTGTTGGTAGTGATAAAATTATCACTAGAATGGTTAAGGCCAGAAAGCTAACATCGATGATTCTTTATGGACCTCCTGGCATTGGCAAGACTTCAATTGCGAGTGCCATAGCAGGAAGCACCCATTATGCATTTAGAATGCTTAATGCTGTGACAAATAATAAAAAAGATATGGAAGTGGTTGCCGCTGAAGCCAAAATGTCAGGTGGTGTCATTCTTCTTTTAGATGAAGTCCACCGTTTGGATAAAGGAAAGCAGGATTTCCTTCTACCTTATTTGGAGAGCGGTATGATCACTTTAATTGGGGCAACAACGAGTAACCCATACCATGCAATCAATCCAGCTATTCGCAGTCGCTGCCAAATTTTCGAGCTAAAGCCATTAAGCCCTGAAGAAGTGAAAAGTGCATTGGCTTTTGCTCTTAATGATAAAGAACGGGGCTTTGGTAAACAGAATATCCAAATAAATGAAGATGCCTTACAGCATTTTGCTGAAGGAACAAATGGGGATGTAAGAAGTTCCTTAAATGCGCTGGAATTAGCAGTTCTTTCATCTAATCAAGACGAAAACGGTATGATAGAGATTAATTTAAAAACTGCAGAAGAGTGTCTCCAGAAGAAAAGTTTCTCTTACGATAAAGACGGGGATAGTCATTATGACGTTATGTCGGCTTTTCAAAAGTCAATTCGTGGTAGTGATGTAAATGCAGCACTTCATTATCTTGCGAGATTAATCGAAGCTGGAGATCTTGTTAGTATAAGTCGCCGCTTGCTTGTAATTTCCTATGAAGATATTGGACTTGCTAGCCCTCAGGCTGGTGCTAGAACACTAGCTGCCATCGAATCAGCTGAACGACTCGGTTTTCCAGAAGCAAGAATTCCGCTTGCGAATGCCGTAATCGAATTATGTCTCTCTCCAAAATCAAATTCTGCTGTCATGGCCATTGAATCAGCTCTAACAGATATTCGCAAAGGGATAATAGGTGAGGTTCCCGATCATTTAAGAGATGCCCATTATAAAGGGGCACAAGAGCTTGGCAGGGGAATCGGCTACCTCTACCCGCATAATTATGAAACTGGCTGGGTTCCACAACAATATCTACCAAACAAACTAAAAAACAAAAAGTACTATCTTCCTAAAAAAACCGGA
- the cymR gene encoding cysteine metabolism transcriptional regulator CymR: protein MKISTKGRYGLTIMIELAKRHGEGPISLKTIAQANDLSEHYLEQLIAPLRNAGLVKSIRGAYGGYTLADEPSKITSGDVIRVLEGPITPVEGIEEEEPAKRELWIRIRDAIKDVLDNTTLEDLANHSNDSESDAYMFYI, encoded by the coding sequence ATGAAGATATCTACAAAAGGGCGCTATGGATTAACAATCATGATTGAACTTGCAAAAAGACATGGCGAGGGACCAATTTCACTTAAAACAATTGCACAGGCGAACGACCTGTCAGAACATTACTTGGAGCAGCTAATCGCTCCTTTACGGAATGCGGGCCTTGTGAAAAGTATTCGAGGCGCATATGGCGGTTATACACTTGCAGATGAACCATCGAAAATAACGTCAGGGGATGTTATACGGGTGCTAGAAGGACCAATTACACCTGTTGAAGGGATTGAAGAGGAAGAACCTGCTAAACGTGAACTTTGGATTCGAATCCGCGATGCGATTAAGGATGTACTCGACAATACGACATTAGAAGATTTAGCAAACCATAGCAATGATAGTGAATCAGACGCTTATATGTTTTATATATAG